A genome region from Mesorhizobium sp. B2-1-8 includes the following:
- a CDS encoding M16 family metallopeptidase, giving the protein MTSRTEWLRPTLLATSLALFMTDPVLADNSVLPDTVPAEFKVTDFLLDNGMEVVVIPDHRAPIVTHMVWYKIGSADEPPGKSGIAHFFEHLMFKATAHHEAGEFDRAVSDIGGSNNAFTSYDYTAFHETVAPSDLELMMSFEADRMRNLILTDDVIKTERDVILEERRSRIDNNPQAVLDEEVDATLWQNQPYRIPVIGWMQEMEQLNRTDAVAFYNKYYRPNNVVLIVAGDVEPETVKALAEKTYGNVARGLDLPPRVRPVEPEQNTRRTVTLSDARVSVPSFSTQWVVPSYHTAKPGEAEALDLLAEILGGGNRSRLYQALVVKQGIASSAGAYFQGTMLDDTNFTVYGAPRGDAKLADVEAAVDAEVARIASDGVTSDELEKAKDRYVRSMIFARDKQESMANIYGSTLATGGNVQDVQQWPDRIRKVTTNEVKAVAARYLVLARSTTGYLLPQQQAGN; this is encoded by the coding sequence ATGACATCCAGGACTGAGTGGCTGAGGCCAACGCTGCTGGCGACGTCGCTAGCCTTGTTCATGACCGACCCTGTCCTGGCGGACAACTCCGTATTGCCGGACACGGTGCCGGCCGAGTTCAAGGTGACGGATTTCCTGCTCGACAACGGCATGGAAGTGGTCGTCATTCCCGACCATCGCGCGCCGATCGTCACCCACATGGTCTGGTACAAGATCGGCAGCGCCGACGAACCGCCGGGCAAATCCGGCATCGCCCATTTCTTCGAGCATCTTATGTTCAAGGCCACGGCCCATCACGAAGCCGGCGAGTTCGATCGCGCCGTCTCCGACATTGGCGGCTCCAACAACGCCTTCACCTCCTACGACTACACCGCTTTCCACGAGACGGTGGCGCCGTCGGATCTCGAGCTTATGATGAGCTTCGAGGCTGACCGCATGCGCAACCTCATCCTCACCGACGACGTCATCAAGACCGAGCGCGATGTGATCCTGGAGGAGCGCCGCTCGCGCATCGACAACAACCCGCAGGCCGTGCTCGACGAAGAGGTCGATGCCACGCTGTGGCAGAACCAGCCCTATCGCATTCCGGTCATCGGCTGGATGCAGGAGATGGAGCAGCTGAACCGCACCGACGCCGTCGCCTTCTACAACAAGTACTACCGGCCCAACAACGTCGTGCTGATCGTGGCGGGCGACGTCGAACCGGAAACAGTGAAGGCGCTGGCCGAAAAGACTTATGGCAATGTGGCCCGCGGGCTGGATCTGCCACCGCGCGTCCGCCCGGTCGAACCGGAGCAGAACACCAGGCGCACCGTCACGCTCTCCGATGCCCGCGTCAGCGTGCCGAGTTTCTCGACGCAATGGGTCGTGCCCTCCTATCACACCGCCAAGCCCGGCGAAGCCGAAGCGCTCGACCTGCTCGCCGAGATCCTCGGCGGCGGCAACCGCAGCCGGCTTTACCAGGCGCTTGTCGTAAAGCAGGGCATCGCTTCCAGCGCCGGCGCGTACTTCCAGGGCACCATGCTCGACGACACCAATTTCACCGTCTACGGCGCGCCGCGCGGCGATGCCAAGCTGGCTGACGTCGAGGCCGCGGTCGACGCCGAGGTGGCGCGCATCGCGAGCGACGGCGTCACATCAGATGAGCTCGAAAAAGCCAAGGACCGCTATGTCAGGTCGATGATCTTTGCCCGCGACAAGCAGGAGTCCATGGCCAACATTTATGGCTCGACGCTCGCCACCGGCGGCAATGTGCAGGACGTGCAGCAATGGCCGGACCGCATCCGCAAGGTCACGACCAACGAGGTCAAGGCCGTCGCCGCGCGCTATCTGGTACTGGCCCGCTCGACCACCGGCTATCTCTTGCCGCAGCAACAGGCGGGGAATTGA
- the efp gene encoding elongation factor P, whose product MVKVIASSLRKGNVVDKDGKLYVILFAENIHPGKGTPVTQLDMRRIGDGVKVSERYRTTEQVERAYVEEREHTFLYADGEGYHFMNPETYDQVAVSEAVVGDAAPYLKEGMPVQVSQFNGIAIALVLPQRATFEVVDTEPTTKGQTASSSYKPAVLSNGVRTTVPPHIAPGTRVVVMTTDGSYVERAKD is encoded by the coding sequence GTGGTGAAAGTCATCGCCAGTTCGCTCCGCAAAGGCAATGTCGTCGACAAGGACGGCAAGCTTTATGTGATCCTCTTTGCCGAAAACATCCACCCGGGCAAGGGCACGCCCGTGACGCAGCTCGACATGCGGCGCATCGGCGACGGGGTGAAGGTGTCGGAGCGCTACCGTACCACCGAACAGGTGGAGCGCGCCTATGTCGAGGAGCGCGAGCACACCTTCCTCTACGCCGACGGCGAAGGCTATCACTTCATGAATCCGGAAACCTATGACCAGGTGGCGGTGTCGGAAGCCGTGGTCGGCGACGCGGCGCCTTATCTGAAGGAAGGCATGCCGGTGCAGGTGTCACAGTTCAACGGCATCGCGATCGCCCTGGTGCTGCCGCAGCGCGCCACTTTCGAAGTGGTCGACACCGAGCCGACCACCAAGGGCCAGACGGCGTCGTCCTCCTACAAGCCCGCCGTACTTTCCAATGGCGTGCGCACCACCGTGCCGCCGCACATCGCGCCTGGCACCCGCGTGGTGGTGATGACGACGGATGGGTCCTATGTGGAGCGGGCGAAGGACTGA
- the epmA gene encoding EF-P lysine aminoacylase EpmA gives MTAASPWWTPHVHADRRPRLMLRNGLTAALRDWFAHNDFIEVETAALQVSPGNEAHLAAFATEAVGPDGVRSPLYLHTSPEFACKKLLAAGEQRIFSLGAVYRNRERGPLHHPEFTMLEWYRVGETYESLMRDCADLLALAATRAGATRFSFRGRDCDPFVEPERLAVADAFSRHAGIDLLATVTVDGGTDRDALHAALVQAGLRTAPDDSWADLFSRVMVEKIEPFLGQGRATILCEYPVAEAALARPSPRDPRVAERFELYCCGVELANGFGELTDAAEQRRRFIIEMDEKERIYGERYPLDEDFLAALAIMPQASGIALGFDRLVMLATGAQKIEDVIWTPVAAS, from the coding sequence ATGACCGCCGCGTCGCCCTGGTGGACGCCGCATGTCCATGCCGACCGCCGTCCCCGCCTGATGCTGCGCAACGGGCTGACGGCTGCCTTGCGCGACTGGTTCGCCCATAACGACTTCATCGAGGTGGAGACGGCCGCGCTGCAGGTCTCGCCCGGCAACGAGGCGCATCTGGCGGCTTTCGCCACGGAAGCGGTCGGGCCGGATGGCGTCCGCTCGCCGCTTTATCTCCATACCTCGCCGGAATTCGCCTGCAAGAAACTGCTTGCCGCCGGGGAACAGCGCATTTTCAGCCTGGGGGCCGTCTACCGCAACCGCGAGCGCGGCCCCTTGCATCATCCCGAATTCACCATGCTCGAATGGTATCGGGTAGGGGAAACCTATGAAAGCCTGATGCGCGACTGCGCCGATCTGCTGGCGCTGGCCGCGACACGGGCAGGGGCCACGCGCTTTTCCTTCCGGGGCCGCGACTGCGATCCGTTCGTCGAACCGGAGCGGTTGGCCGTGGCGGACGCCTTCAGCCGCCATGCCGGCATCGATCTGCTGGCCACGGTCACCGTCGATGGCGGCACGGATCGGGACGCGCTTCATGCCGCACTGGTCCAGGCCGGCCTGCGCACCGCGCCTGATGACAGCTGGGCGGATTTGTTCAGCCGCGTGATGGTGGAAAAGATCGAGCCGTTCCTCGGGCAGGGGCGGGCGACCATCCTGTGCGAATATCCGGTCGCCGAGGCGGCACTCGCCCGACCGAGCCCCCGGGATCCGCGCGTCGCCGAACGTTTCGAGCTCTATTGCTGCGGCGTCGAGCTCGCCAACGGCTTTGGCGAGTTGACGGACGCGGCCGAGCAGCGCCGGCGCTTCATCATCGAGATGGACGAGAAAGAGCGTATTTATGGCGAGCGCTACCCGCTGGACGAGGATTTTCTCGCCGCCCTTGCCATCATGCCGCAGGCCAGCGGCATCGCGCTCGGCTTCGACCGCCTGGTCATGCTGGCGACAGGAGCGCAGAAGATCGAGGACGTGATCTGGACGCCGGTCGCGGCATCTTGA
- a CDS encoding patatin-like phospholipase family protein: MSLTFGIAFGGGGARGLAHIHVIEALDELGIKPVAIAGSSIGAIMGAGMASGMTGKDIHDYARSILGRRAEVASRMWRARPGTIAEAMQGGIRVSQFNVERILKAFLPDAIPETFAELKIPLKVTATDYFGHKLAVFDDGDLHSALAASAAIPAVFRPVMRDGRLLIDGGIYNPVPFDLIEKDADIIIGVDVVGAPEEADRKQPTSVDLMFGATQLMMQSIIASKLKQCQPDILVRPAVSKYRVLDFLRIDALMNETVEIKDELKRQLEKVLEMRSDANRRKRGLN; the protein is encoded by the coding sequence ATGAGCCTGACTTTCGGCATAGCTTTCGGCGGCGGCGGCGCGCGCGGCCTAGCGCATATCCATGTCATCGAGGCGCTTGACGAGCTCGGCATCAAGCCGGTGGCGATAGCCGGCTCGTCGATCGGCGCGATCATGGGCGCCGGCATGGCCTCCGGCATGACCGGCAAGGACATCCACGATTATGCCCGCTCGATCCTTGGCCGGCGCGCCGAGGTTGCGAGCCGCATGTGGCGGGCGCGGCCAGGCACGATCGCGGAAGCTATGCAAGGCGGCATCCGGGTCAGCCAGTTCAATGTCGAGCGCATCCTGAAGGCGTTTTTGCCCGATGCCATTCCCGAGACCTTCGCCGAATTGAAAATCCCGCTGAAGGTGACGGCGACGGACTATTTCGGCCACAAGCTCGCCGTGTTCGACGACGGCGACCTGCACTCCGCCCTTGCCGCCTCGGCCGCCATTCCCGCCGTGTTCCGCCCGGTGATGCGCGACGGCAGGCTGCTGATCGACGGCGGCATTTACAATCCCGTGCCGTTCGACCTGATCGAGAAGGATGCCGACATCATCATCGGCGTCGACGTGGTCGGCGCCCCGGAAGAGGCCGACCGCAAACAGCCGACCTCCGTCGACCTGATGTTCGGCGCCACGCAGCTGATGATGCAGTCGATCATCGCCAGCAAGCTGAAACAATGCCAGCCCGACATATTGGTCCGTCCGGCGGTGTCGAAATACCGGGTGCTCGATTTCCTGAGGATCGACGCCTTGATGAACGAGACCGTTGAAATCAAGGATGAGCTAAAGCGGCAGTTGGAGAAGGTCCTAGAGATGCGCTCCGACGCCAATAGGCGTAAGCGCGGTTTGAACTGA
- a CDS encoding pseudouridine synthase: protein MDDNDKKSPRKAGPGRSGPKPAGARGRDASKGGKPSFGAKKPYAPRGDRPAGAEGERPKRDFKSGDKPFRKGPRPEGKPYEKREGPRKPYAPRGDRPMAAEGERKPYEKREGPRKPYAPRGDRPMAAEGEPKPYEKREGPRKPYAPRGDRPVSASAEGGEKRFDRPKRDFGDRPKRDFADRPKRDFGGDRPKRDFSDRPQGASGVRPRPRPAEAAEEAGERIAKRLARAGLASRRDAEELIAAGRVKVNGRVLASPAFNVMPNDIIHLDGMEIPPIERTRLFLFHKPAGVVTTNRDPEGRKTVFDVLPAELPRLMTIGRLDINTEGLLLLTNDGGLSRVLELPATGWLRRYRVRVHGKVEESALAGLREGIAVDGVFYGAIEASLDREQGSNAWLTIGLREGKNREVKNILGALGLDVTRLIRISYGPFQLEDLAEGHVLEIKGRVLRDQLGERLVEESGANFDAEITKPFSNQPVRRTEVREAEPERPKFTRDGERRPIGEGGLIKNRKRREGSRDEALGKLSTSLDRGERPDKGFGERGPRPERGGFGDKPRGSFGDKPRGAFGDKPRGGGKKSEREQRPIEPPGQRKANVWMAPGARPIGKGRAEADAAKAAEAKARKASFKPSYGKPAGKPGGAKPFGKPRGERPGGAGGGERPRGGPKGPRTR, encoded by the coding sequence ATGGACGACAACGACAAGAAATCTCCGCGCAAAGCCGGTCCGGGCAGGAGTGGCCCGAAACCGGCAGGCGCACGTGGCCGCGACGCCAGCAAGGGCGGGAAGCCGTCCTTTGGTGCCAAAAAGCCTTACGCCCCACGCGGCGACCGCCCGGCAGGCGCTGAAGGCGAGCGCCCGAAGCGCGACTTCAAGAGCGGCGACAAGCCGTTCCGCAAGGGACCGCGCCCCGAAGGCAAGCCCTATGAAAAGCGCGAAGGCCCGCGCAAGCCCTACGCCCCGCGCGGCGACCGACCGATGGCGGCCGAAGGTGAGCGCAAGCCGTATGAAAAGCGCGAAGGCCCGCGCAAGCCTTATGCCCCGCGTGGCGACCGTCCAATGGCGGCCGAAGGCGAACCCAAGCCTTATGAGAAGCGCGAAGGGCCGCGCAAACCCTACGCGCCGCGCGGCGACCGTCCGGTTTCTGCTTCGGCGGAGGGCGGCGAAAAGCGCTTCGACCGTCCCAAGCGTGATTTCGGAGATCGTCCGAAGCGAGACTTCGCCGACCGTCCGAAGCGCGACTTCGGAGGCGACCGGCCCAAGCGTGATTTCAGTGATCGGCCCCAAGGCGCATCGGGCGTCAGGCCACGTCCGCGACCAGCCGAAGCAGCGGAAGAAGCCGGCGAGCGCATCGCCAAGCGCCTGGCACGTGCCGGGCTCGCCTCGCGCCGCGACGCCGAGGAATTGATCGCCGCCGGCCGCGTCAAGGTCAATGGCCGGGTGCTGGCCTCTCCGGCGTTCAACGTCATGCCCAATGACATCATCCATCTCGACGGAATGGAAATCCCGCCGATCGAGCGCACGCGCCTGTTCCTGTTCCACAAGCCGGCGGGCGTCGTCACCACCAACCGCGACCCCGAAGGCCGCAAGACCGTATTCGACGTGCTGCCGGCCGAACTGCCGCGGCTGATGACCATCGGCCGGCTCGATATCAACACCGAAGGCCTGCTGCTGCTGACCAATGATGGTGGCCTGTCGCGCGTGCTCGAACTGCCGGCCACCGGCTGGCTGCGCCGGTACCGCGTGCGTGTCCACGGCAAGGTCGAGGAAAGCGCGCTCGCCGGCCTGCGCGAAGGCATTGCCGTCGACGGCGTCTTCTACGGCGCCATTGAGGCCAGCCTCGATCGCGAACAGGGCTCCAACGCCTGGCTGACGATCGGCCTGCGCGAGGGCAAGAACCGTGAGGTCAAGAACATCCTCGGTGCGCTCGGCCTCGACGTCACGCGGCTGATCCGCATCTCCTACGGCCCGTTCCAGCTCGAGGATCTCGCCGAGGGTCACGTACTGGAGATCAAGGGCCGGGTGCTGCGCGACCAGCTTGGCGAGCGCCTAGTCGAGGAATCCGGCGCCAATTTCGACGCCGAGATAACAAAACCGTTTTCCAACCAGCCGGTGCGGCGTACCGAAGTCCGTGAGGCCGAGCCCGAACGGCCGAAGTTCACGCGAGACGGCGAGCGCCGGCCGATCGGCGAGGGCGGGCTGATCAAGAACCGCAAGCGCCGGGAAGGCAGCCGTGACGAGGCGCTCGGCAAACTGTCGACAAGCCTCGACAGAGGCGAGAGACCAGACAAGGGCTTCGGCGAACGCGGCCCGCGACCGGAACGTGGCGGCTTTGGCGACAAGCCGCGTGGTAGTTTTGGCGACAAGCCGCGCGGCGCATTCGGTGACAAGCCTCGTGGCGGCGGCAAGAAATCCGAACGCGAGCAGCGGCCGATCGAGCCGCCCGGCCAGCGCAAGGCCAATGTCTGGATGGCGCCGGGAGCCCGGCCGATCGGCAAGGGCAGGGCGGAGGCTGATGCGGCCAAGGCGGCCGAGGCCAAGGCGCGCAAGGCCTCGTTCAAGCCGTCTTATGGCAAGCCCGCCGGCAAACCAGGTGGCGCAAAGCCATTCGGCAAGCCGCGTGGCGAGCGTCCAGGAGGCGCCGGTGGCGGTGAGCGGCCGCGCGGCGGCCCCAAGGGCCCCCGGACAAGATGA
- a CDS encoding class I SAM-dependent methyltransferase, giving the protein MLTPDHAIGVIEKLDISIFKVKTETTLSDRKSFLRVQNFVRSVLGRYVYLEVGSHLGGSLFPHLIDPACEAVISIDPRPLMQPDERAQVFHYPENSTARMIATLSDWLPPEAMAKLATLDSDVSNVIPGTVKASATHALIDGEHTNKACFSDFVGTLPLMKSDCVIAFHDANLIADAIMNAERLLDHLGIPHMTVFLPDTVAVMGLGSLASAVQDQLQPHALDRQTYLDRSQRQLWSQITKVHSPAIEAEIARMHSDNTKLTEEINSLRQDNLHARAHLAAMISSTTWRTSAPIRAVVDRIKRRFAR; this is encoded by the coding sequence ATGCTAACCCCAGATCATGCGATAGGCGTGATTGAGAAGCTCGATATCTCCATTTTCAAGGTAAAGACCGAGACCACTCTCAGTGACCGCAAGAGTTTTCTGCGTGTCCAGAATTTCGTTCGATCCGTACTCGGTCGCTATGTGTACCTGGAGGTGGGCTCACATCTGGGTGGAAGCCTTTTTCCCCATCTGATTGATCCTGCCTGCGAGGCAGTGATATCGATCGACCCACGGCCGCTGATGCAGCCCGATGAACGCGCGCAGGTCTTTCATTACCCCGAAAACTCAACCGCCCGAATGATCGCGACACTGTCGGATTGGCTTCCTCCTGAAGCAATGGCCAAACTTGCCACGCTCGATAGCGACGTTTCCAATGTGATCCCCGGCACAGTCAAGGCCAGTGCTACCCATGCGCTTATTGACGGAGAACACACGAACAAGGCTTGTTTTTCAGATTTCGTCGGCACTTTGCCGCTTATGAAATCGGACTGCGTCATTGCCTTCCATGACGCCAACCTGATTGCGGACGCAATAATGAATGCGGAGCGTCTTCTCGATCATCTCGGCATCCCGCATATGACGGTATTCCTGCCTGATACGGTGGCCGTCATGGGTCTCGGCAGTCTGGCATCGGCGGTCCAGGATCAGCTTCAGCCTCACGCTTTGGACCGCCAGACTTATCTCGACCGATCGCAGCGGCAATTATGGTCTCAAATAACGAAGGTGCATTCCCCAGCGATCGAGGCCGAAATAGCACGCATGCATTCCGACAATACAAAGCTGACCGAGGAAATTAACAGCCTGCGGCAGGACAATCTGCACGCGCGGGCTCACCTGGCGGCCATGATCTCCAGTACGACTTGGCGCACCTCCGCTCCAATCAGAGCCGTTGTGGATCGGATCAAGCGTCGCTTCGCGCGATGA
- a CDS encoding nucleoside deaminase: protein MKRPDFMALALQEAEAAALRGEVPVGAVIAKDGTVIASAGNRTRELADPTAHAEMLVIREACGKISSERLTGHDLYVTLEPCAMCAGAISFARLRRLYFGAADEKGGAVVNGVRFFASPTCHHTPDIYPGMAETEAGLLLKDFFRGRRD, encoded by the coding sequence TTGAAGAGGCCGGATTTCATGGCCCTGGCACTGCAGGAGGCCGAGGCGGCAGCCTTGCGTGGCGAAGTGCCGGTCGGCGCGGTGATCGCCAAGGACGGCACGGTCATTGCCAGTGCCGGCAACCGCACGCGCGAGCTTGCCGACCCGACGGCCCATGCCGAGATGCTGGTGATCCGTGAAGCCTGCGGCAAAATCTCCAGCGAGCGGCTCACCGGCCACGATCTCTATGTGACACTGGAGCCCTGCGCCATGTGTGCCGGGGCAATCTCATTCGCCAGGCTGCGCCGTCTCTATTTCGGTGCCGCCGACGAAAAGGGCGGCGCCGTGGTCAACGGCGTGCGCTTCTTCGCTTCTCCGACCTGCCATCATACGCCCGACATCTATCCGGGGATGGCCGAGACCGAAGCGGGCCTGCTGCTGAAGGATTTTTTCAGGGGACGTCGAGACTGA
- the rsmD gene encoding 16S rRNA (guanine(966)-N(2))-methyltransferase RsmD → MRIVGGEFRGRPLVTPRSSAIRPTTDRTREAVFNVLAHRFAGQLDGARVLDLFAGTGALGLEALSRGASYGVFIEESAEGRGLIRDNVEAFGLTGRTKIFRRDATGLGEVGTLAPFGLVFADPPYGKGLGERALRSAKAGGWLRPGALCVVEETAAVPFEPGPGFSVLDERSYGETVIRFIEAA, encoded by the coding sequence ATGAGAATCGTCGGCGGTGAGTTTCGCGGGCGTCCGTTGGTGACGCCCCGCAGCAGCGCCATCCGCCCGACGACCGACCGCACCCGCGAGGCCGTCTTCAACGTTCTGGCGCATCGCTTTGCCGGGCAACTGGACGGCGCGCGTGTGCTCGACCTGTTCGCCGGCACCGGCGCGCTTGGTCTGGAAGCTCTGTCGCGCGGGGCATCCTATGGCGTCTTCATCGAGGAATCGGCCGAAGGCCGGGGTCTGATCCGCGACAATGTCGAGGCCTTCGGCCTGACCGGACGCACCAAGATCTTCCGCCGCGATGCAACGGGTCTGGGCGAGGTTGGTACGCTGGCGCCGTTCGGCCTCGTCTTTGCCGATCCGCCCTACGGCAAGGGCCTTGGCGAGCGCGCGCTGCGGTCCGCCAAGGCTGGCGGCTGGCTGCGCCCCGGCGCGCTCTGCGTGGTCGAGGAGACGGCGGCGGTTCCCTTCGAGCCAGGGCCGGGCTTTTCCGTGCTTGATGAGCGCAGCTACGGCGAGACCGTCATCCGCTTCATCGAGGCTGCCTGA
- a CDS encoding TylF/MycF/NovP-related O-methyltransferase, with protein sequence MNRLYTDLLIKVIANTIYGSGSQVMDPAKVGESTPFNREDRLNGRDWPTVAHSMAGIKRLTNVRDLVQRALDERVPGDFIEAGVWRGGCCILMRGVLAANAITDRKVYVADSFDGLPPPDPENFPADRGDRLFEFRQLAIDQGQVEANFTAYDLLDEQVVFVKGLFGDTLPGLKAGPFALVRLDGDLYESTMDSLEALYPRLSPGGFVIIDDLALPTCRQAVEDYRARNHITAQMHEIDWTGGWWRKPIADT encoded by the coding sequence GTGAACCGCCTCTATACAGATCTCCTGATCAAGGTTATCGCCAACACTATCTACGGCTCTGGCTCGCAAGTGATGGATCCTGCGAAAGTCGGCGAGTCTACGCCGTTCAATCGCGAGGATCGGCTCAATGGCCGTGATTGGCCCACGGTTGCCCATTCGATGGCGGGCATCAAGCGCCTAACCAACGTGCGCGATCTCGTCCAGCGTGCGCTCGATGAGAGGGTGCCTGGCGATTTCATCGAAGCCGGTGTTTGGCGAGGCGGCTGTTGCATCCTCATGCGCGGCGTGCTGGCCGCCAACGCGATCACAGACAGAAAGGTCTATGTTGCCGACTCATTCGATGGCCTGCCGCCGCCGGATCCGGAGAATTTTCCCGCCGATCGGGGCGACAGGCTGTTCGAATTCCGCCAGTTGGCGATCGACCAGGGGCAGGTTGAAGCGAATTTTACGGCCTATGACCTGTTGGATGAGCAGGTCGTCTTCGTCAAAGGACTGTTCGGCGACACCCTGCCGGGTCTGAAAGCAGGTCCTTTCGCTTTGGTCCGGTTGGACGGGGATTTGTACGAATCAACAATGGACAGTCTGGAAGCGCTCTATCCAAGGCTGTCGCCCGGCGGGTTCGTTATCATCGATGATCTGGCATTGCCTACCTGCCGCCAGGCGGTCGAAGATTACCGCGCACGCAACCACATCACCGCGCAGATGCACGAGATAGACTGGACCGGCGGTTGGTGGCGCAAGCCCATTGCCGACACCTGA
- a CDS encoding M16 family metallopeptidase has product MSEHHHVFPSPLVGEGGSARSAETVEGSWTERGQRQAGAPLIRPSFARPPSPTRGEGKALHAIATLFLSILFLILPALAARAMEIQSVTSPKGVTAWLVEDYSVPVVAIRFVFGGGSTQDPPGKEGLANLMTGLFDEGAGPLDSEAFQVKLDDAGAEMSFDETRDGVYGSMRMLAEQRDQAFDLLRLAVNEPRFDQAPIDRIRAQVLSGIVANENDPDTVAQNRWARAVYGDHPYSRSDQGTRQSIAAVTQADLEALHKAVFARGGLHVAVVGAIDAETLKKKLDMVFGDLPPNQALAPVADIEPRLAQHVEVNYDLPQTSLQLAWPGVKRKSTDFFPAALMNEILGGGTFTSRLFQEVREKRGLAYSVNSSLVNQDHADALIVTAGTRSDRAAETLGIVRDVVKRLAQDGPTEAELAATKKYLIGAYAINNLNSSSSIAATLVELQLDDLGIDYMQRRTGYINAVTLDQVKAVAKKLLTAEPTIMVVGPPLAGAGKG; this is encoded by the coding sequence ATGAGCGAGCACCACCATGTCTTCCCTTCTCCCCTTGTGGGAGAAGGTGGATCGGCGCGCAGCGCCGAGACGGTTGAGGGGTCTTGGACGGAGCGCGGGCAGCGTCAAGCTGGAGCACCCCTCATCCGACCGAGCTTCGCTCGGCCACCTTCTCCCACAAGGGGAGAAGGGAAGGCCCTGCACGCCATCGCAACCCTGTTCCTCTCCATCCTCTTCCTTATCCTGCCGGCGCTTGCCGCCCGCGCCATGGAGATCCAGTCCGTCACCTCGCCGAAGGGTGTCACGGCCTGGCTGGTCGAGGACTATTCCGTGCCTGTTGTCGCCATCCGTTTCGTCTTCGGTGGTGGTTCGACACAGGATCCGCCGGGCAAGGAAGGGTTGGCCAATCTGATGACCGGCCTGTTCGACGAGGGCGCTGGCCCGCTCGATTCGGAAGCCTTCCAGGTCAAGCTCGACGACGCCGGCGCCGAAATGAGCTTCGACGAGACCCGCGACGGCGTCTACGGCTCCATGCGCATGCTGGCCGAACAGCGCGACCAAGCCTTCGACCTGTTGCGGCTGGCGGTCAACGAGCCGCGCTTCGACCAGGCGCCGATCGACCGCATCCGCGCCCAGGTCCTGTCCGGCATCGTCGCCAACGAGAACGACCCGGACACGGTGGCGCAGAACCGATGGGCGCGCGCCGTCTATGGCGATCACCCCTATTCGCGCTCCGATCAGGGCACCAGACAGAGCATCGCCGCGGTCACGCAGGCCGACCTCGAGGCACTGCACAAGGCGGTGTTCGCGCGCGGCGGCCTGCATGTCGCCGTGGTCGGCGCCATCGACGCCGAGACGCTGAAGAAGAAGCTCGACATGGTGTTCGGCGACCTGCCGCCAAACCAGGCGCTCGCCCCTGTCGCCGATATCGAGCCCAGGCTGGCGCAGCATGTCGAGGTCAATTACGACCTGCCGCAGACCTCGCTGCAGCTCGCCTGGCCGGGCGTGAAGCGCAAGTCGACGGATTTCTTCCCGGCCGCGTTGATGAACGAAATCCTTGGCGGCGGCACCTTCACCTCGCGCTTGTTCCAGGAGGTGCGCGAAAAGCGCGGGCTGGCCTACAGCGTCAATTCCTCGCTGGTAAACCAGGATCACGCCGACGCGCTGATCGTCACCGCCGGAACGCGTTCCGACCGCGCCGCCGAGACGCTCGGCATCGTGCGCGACGTCGTCAAGCGGTTGGCGCAGGATGGCCCGACCGAGGCCGAACTGGCGGCGACCAAGAAATATCTGATCGGCGCCTATGCGATCAACAATCTGAATTCGTCGAGCTCCATCGCCGCGACGCTGGTCGAGCTGCAGCTCGACGATCTCGGCATCGACTACATGCAGCGCCGCACCGGTTACATCAACGCGGTGACACTCGATCAGGTCAAGGCGGTGGCGAAGAAGCTGCTGACGGCCGAGCCGACCATCATGGTGGTCGGACCGCCGCTGGCCGGGGCCGGCAAGGGATGA